The sequence CGGGCTCGGCGTACGGGCAACCCCAGTACGGGCAGCAACAGCCTGGCGCGGGAGGGCCGGTTTTCGGTGAGCAGCAGTGGGGCGAGCCTCGCTACGGCGAATTGCCCACGGCGCCGCCCATGCCGCTTCCCCCCGTTCCGCCGAAGAAGCTGAAGGCAGGCGCCGTCGTCGCCACGGTCGTTGTCGCGCTCGCCGTGGTGGCCGGTGCCGTGGCTCTCGTGGTGATGCCGCGGCCGTCGGGCACGACAGCCGACGGTGGCAACGTCGCGGTGGGCCACTGCGTCGCGGTGAAGGGCTCCGACGATCTCGCCGTCGCGAGGTCGGTGGACTGCTCCGATCCGAAGGCGCTGTGGCGGGTCGCCGCGAATCTCAGTAGCACGTCGAGTCCGTGCCCCGACGGCGACTACGACGAGTACCACTACAACACCGGCACCAAGCTCTGCCTCGTTCTCAACGTGGAGGCCGGTGACTGTCTCTCCAACCTCGACGGTGAGATGTCCGCCATCAGCAAGGTGACCTGCACCGCGTCGGAAGCCGAGTTGATGATCCTCAGGGTCGAGGAGGGAGCCACCGACGTCGATGGCGTGTGCGGAATGCTCGGCGACGCGCTCGGCGGAGCGTACTACTCGGAACCCGCGCGGGTCCTCTGCTTCGGGCAGCCGCAGGCGGTGTGACAGGACCCGCCCTGCCAGAGAAGAGAGCGGTGTGCGCGGGCGGCAGGCTCGCGCACACCGGCTTCCTCAGCTCAGCCTTTCGATCACCATGGCCATGCCCTGGCCGCCGCCGACGCACATCGTCTCGAGCCCGAACTGCTTGTCGTGATGGCGCAGGGAGTTCAGCAGCGTCGTCGTGATGCGCGCGCCGGTCATGCCGAACGGGTGACCGACCGCGATCGCACCGCCGTTGACGTTGAGCTTGTCGATGTCGATTCCGAGGTCCCGGTACGACGGAATGACCTGCGCGGCGAACGCCTCGTTGATCTCGACGAGGTCGATGTCGCCGATGGTCAGGCCTGCCCTGGCGAGCGCCTGCTTGGACGCCTCGACGGGGCCGAGACCCATGATCTCCGGCGACAGCCCGGACACGCCGGTGGAGACGATCCGCGCGAGCGGCGTGATACCCAGTTCGCGAGCCTTCGTGTCGCTCATGATCACGAGGGCTGCGGCGCCGTCGTTCAACGGGCAGGCGTTGCCCGCCGTGACCTTGCCGTCGGGGCGGAACACCGGCTTCAGTGCCTCGACACCCTCCATGGTCACGCCGGCCCGTGGACTGTCGTCGGCTGACACGACGGTGCCGTCGGGCAGGGTAACCGGGGTGATCTCCTTGGCCCAGAACCCGTCGGCGAGCGCCTTCTCGGCCAGGTTCTGCGACCGCACGGCGAACTCGTCCATCTCGCGCCGGGACACACCCTTGTGCAACGCGAGGTTCTCGGCCGTCTGCCCCATGGCGATGTAGATGTCGGGCAGTTCACCGTTGTCGCGGGGGTCGCTCCAGCCGTCGGCTCCCGACTCGGCACGCCGTGCGGTGCGGGACTCCGCGTCGGCGAACTGCGGGTTGTGGGTGTCGGGCCACGAGTCGGAGGTGCCGTTCACGGCTCGTGACACGGCTTCGACACCTGCCGAGATGAACACGTCGCCCTCGCCTGCCTTGATCGCGTGCAGGGCCATCCTGGTGGTCTGGAGGCTCGACGAGCAGTACCGCGTGATCGTGCAGCCGGGCAGGTGGTCGTAGCCGAGTTCGACGGCGACGACGCGGCCCATGTTGAAGCCCTGCTCGCCGCCCGGCAGGCCGCAGCCGAGCATGAGGTCGTCGATGTCGCGCGGGTCCAGCTCGGGTACCTTGTCGAGCGCCGCCCGCACCATCTGTACGGTGAGGTCGTCGGGACGCATGTCCACGAGTGAG comes from Saccharomonospora xinjiangensis XJ-54 and encodes:
- a CDS encoding LppU/SCO3897 family protein, with product MSVPPGSGPQPGDFHSGSAYGQPQYGQQQPGAGGPVFGEQQWGEPRYGELPTAPPMPLPPVPPKKLKAGAVVATVVVALAVVAGAVALVVMPRPSGTTADGGNVAVGHCVAVKGSDDLAVARSVDCSDPKALWRVAANLSSTSSPCPDGDYDEYHYNTGTKLCLVLNVEAGDCLSNLDGEMSAISKVTCTASEAELMILRVEEGATDVDGVCGMLGDALGGAYYSEPARVLCFGQPQAV
- a CDS encoding acetyl-CoA C-acetyltransferase — encoded protein: MPEAVIVSAARSPIGRARKGSLVDMRPDDLTVQMVRAALDKVPELDPRDIDDLMLGCGLPGGEQGFNMGRVVAVELGYDHLPGCTITRYCSSSLQTTRMALHAIKAGEGDVFISAGVEAVSRAVNGTSDSWPDTHNPQFADAESRTARRAESGADGWSDPRDNGELPDIYIAMGQTAENLALHKGVSRREMDEFAVRSQNLAEKALADGFWAKEITPVTLPDGTVVSADDSPRAGVTMEGVEALKPVFRPDGKVTAGNACPLNDGAAALVIMSDTKARELGITPLARIVSTGVSGLSPEIMGLGPVEASKQALARAGLTIGDIDLVEINEAFAAQVIPSYRDLGIDIDKLNVNGGAIAVGHPFGMTGARITTTLLNSLRHHDKQFGLETMCVGGGQGMAMVIERLS